Proteins encoded in a region of the Myxococcales bacterium genome:
- a CDS encoding prepilin-type N-terminal cleavage/methylation domain-containing protein: MQWRNDQGFTLLELIITIALVGLVIAAFPFVRGMLPEIQVNKAARGLAEELSEARSMAVKYGSDVIVAIDPTLGTIKTYIDADRDGIQVGDLARSRSLADFSATAIFRPVTTTGPDGLPISQPVKMGTTSSPIAVTFRANGAAVNAGIAYLTDATDHKVELGRAVEVLTTGKVLMWRFDINGTPGPWQKWI, from the coding sequence GTGCAGTGGAGAAACGACCAGGGTTTTACTTTGCTTGAGCTGATCATCACGATCGCCTTGGTCGGATTGGTCATCGCGGCTTTTCCGTTCGTTCGGGGGATGCTGCCGGAAATCCAGGTTAACAAGGCGGCACGCGGTCTGGCCGAGGAACTGAGCGAGGCGCGTTCGATGGCGGTGAAATATGGCAGCGATGTGATCGTCGCCATCGATCCGACGCTCGGCACCATCAAGACGTACATCGACGCCGACCGCGACGGCATTCAAGTCGGCGACCTGGCGCGAAGCCGGTCGCTGGCCGATTTTTCGGCGACGGCGATTTTCCGGCCGGTGACCACCACGGGACCGGACGGATTGCCGATTTCGCAGCCGGTGAAAATGGGCACCACCAGCAGCCCGATCGCCGTGACGTTTCGCGCGAACGGCGCGGCCGTCAACGCGGGGATCGCTTACCTGACCGACGCCACCGACCACAAGGTGGAATTGGGGCGGGCGGTGGAAGTGTTGACGACCGGGAAGGTGCTGATGTGGAGATTCGACATTAACGGAACGCCGGGGCCATGGCAGAAATGGATCTGA
- a CDS encoding DUF2239 family protein, which yields MEDNRTYTAFAGDRLIASGNLETMLRQTKSRLDQGETDRILIFEDQTGVQIDFDFRGSPEEVLQRLASHPRFAPGETAAEVRTGPGRPKLGVVCREISLLPRHWEWLDQQSGGASGALRKLVDEARKRGRGKELARLATEAAGKFMWVMAGNLPNFEEASRALYAKDPERLTSLIGDWPPDIRRHLERLFAEAMRLENEAAVEKPSES from the coding sequence ATGGAAGACAATCGTACTTATACCGCCTTTGCCGGCGATCGGTTGATTGCCTCGGGAAACCTGGAAACCATGTTGCGGCAGACCAAGAGTCGCCTCGATCAAGGCGAAACGGATCGGATTCTCATCTTCGAGGATCAAACTGGTGTTCAGATCGATTTCGATTTCCGCGGATCGCCGGAAGAAGTGCTCCAGCGGCTGGCCAGCCATCCCCGATTTGCGCCGGGCGAAACTGCCGCCGAAGTCCGGACCGGACCGGGACGACCGAAACTCGGCGTGGTTTGCCGTGAAATTTCACTGTTACCGCGACATTGGGAGTGGTTGGATCAACAATCGGGCGGCGCTTCGGGCGCACTGCGCAAACTGGTCGACGAAGCCCGGAAACGCGGGCGCGGCAAGGAACTAGCGCGATTGGCTACGGAAGCCGCCGGCAAATTCATGTGGGTAATGGCGGGCAACCTGCCGAATTTCGAAGAAGCTTCGCGCGCCTTGTACGCCAAGGATCCGGAGCGACTGACGAGTCTGATCGGCGATTGGCCGCCAGATATCCGTCGCCACCTCGAAAGGCTGTTTGCCGAGGCGATGCGGTTGGAAAACGAAGCCGCCGTGGAAAAACCTTCAGAATCATGA
- a CDS encoding response regulator has product MGDLKRVLIIEDEDLLASLIQRMLSRLGFETFAATTGSEGLRELKRLNQDLDLIVVDYNLPDISSNDIIHQVHLLSPSLKILLTSGYPLDMLTGIKRDDINGFLAKPFNFDQIRSTVTTLFA; this is encoded by the coding sequence ATGGGGGATCTCAAGCGAGTCCTCATCATTGAAGATGAGGATCTGTTGGCGAGCCTCATCCAGCGGATGCTCAGCCGACTTGGTTTCGAGACCTTCGCGGCGACAACCGGAAGCGAAGGCCTACGCGAACTGAAACGGTTGAACCAGGATTTGGATCTGATCGTCGTCGACTATAATTTACCGGATATATCCAGCAACGATATCATCCATCAAGTCCATCTTCTTTCTCCAAGCCTCAAAATATTACTGACCAGTGGCTATCCCCTCGATATGTTGACCGGCATCAAACGCGACGATATCAATGGCTTTTTAGCAAAACCCTTCAATTTCGATCAGATAAGGTCGACGGTAACCACCTTGTTCGCCTGA
- a CDS encoding response regulator: MPADPNMNILCVDDFSTMRRIIIGLLKQLGFRNIAEADDGSTAMEYLKDNQVDFIVSDWNMPKMTGLDLLKAVRSNEKYKAVPFLMVTAESEKDHILAAVKAGVSNYVVKPFKADVLQEKITKIFGG; encoded by the coding sequence ATGCCTGCCGACCCGAATATGAACATTCTCTGTGTCGACGATTTTTCCACGATGCGCCGAATCATCATCGGCCTGCTGAAGCAACTCGGTTTTCGTAACATCGCGGAAGCGGATGACGGATCGACCGCCATGGAATACCTGAAGGATAATCAGGTCGATTTTATCGTTTCCGACTGGAACATGCCGAAAATGACGGGATTGGATTTGCTCAAAGCGGTCCGGTCGAATGAAAAGTACAAGGCGGTGCCGTTTTTAATGGTGACCGCCGAGTCGGAAAAGGACCATATCCTGGCGGCGGTGAAGGCGGGGGTCAGCAATTACGTGGTCAAGCCGTTTAAAGCCGATGTGCTGCAGGAAAAAATTACAAAGATATTCGGCGGTTAA